Proteins found in one Paenibacillus borealis genomic segment:
- a CDS encoding ABC transporter substrate-binding protein, which produces MKKTLSLTLAALLLAATTACSGGNNGKPATGSTDTAEPSVDQVELRIMWWGDQKRADKTNEALRKFEEKYPNIKVVGEFAPNSGYFDKLNTQLASGTAPDVFFLGGNVTDYADKGVLLDLQPYVGKELDLTDMDQTMVEYGTLGGKLVHISAGANARGMVINTELFKKAGMDIPADGWSWEDYARISKEISEKLGKGYYGTYNFTVEGMDIYMKQRGKQVYDMEKDALGFEQQDAEDWFNYWNDMSKNGGMVTPSLQVSNPPGDTSKSLVVTGKVAMSLIPSNQFAAHQNLIQDTLTMVQVPRGPKGTGVVFESSQGLSGYAKTEHPKEVATLMNYWINDPDAAQILGSDRGVPVTSKMRDLLMKDATPLEQTVYDFTSRVSEATKKEPFAISYNPPSFTEFTKLAETAVQEIGFEQKNVKQGVEDFYKGATQIFGSK; this is translated from the coding sequence ATGAAAAAAACGTTGAGTCTTACACTGGCCGCACTGCTGCTGGCCGCAACGACCGCCTGTTCGGGCGGCAATAACGGCAAACCTGCAACCGGCAGCACAGATACTGCAGAGCCGTCTGTGGATCAGGTCGAGCTGCGGATTATGTGGTGGGGTGATCAGAAGCGGGCAGACAAGACGAACGAGGCACTGCGCAAATTCGAGGAGAAATATCCCAATATCAAAGTGGTCGGGGAGTTCGCTCCAAACTCCGGGTATTTTGACAAGCTGAACACCCAATTGGCTTCGGGGACAGCACCGGATGTATTTTTCCTTGGAGGCAACGTAACGGATTACGCGGATAAAGGGGTACTGCTGGATCTTCAGCCTTATGTCGGCAAAGAGCTTGATCTGACGGATATGGATCAGACGATGGTGGAATACGGAACGCTGGGAGGCAAGCTGGTTCATATCTCTGCCGGAGCAAATGCCAGAGGGATGGTCATCAACACCGAGCTGTTCAAAAAAGCGGGAATGGACATTCCGGCGGACGGCTGGAGCTGGGAAGATTACGCCCGGATCAGTAAGGAGATCTCTGAGAAGCTGGGCAAAGGCTATTACGGAACCTACAACTTTACAGTTGAGGGAATGGACATCTATATGAAGCAGCGCGGCAAGCAGGTCTATGATATGGAGAAAGACGCTCTTGGCTTCGAACAGCAGGACGCCGAGGATTGGTTCAACTACTGGAACGACATGTCTAAGAACGGCGGAATGGTCACACCTTCCCTGCAGGTGTCCAATCCTCCGGGAGACACGAGTAAATCACTGGTGGTCACCGGTAAAGTGGCGATGAGCCTCATTCCGTCCAACCAGTTCGCCGCCCATCAGAATCTGATCCAGGATACACTGACGATGGTTCAGGTCCCGCGGGGTCCTAAAGGAACAGGTGTCGTATTCGAATCCAGCCAGGGCTTGTCCGGATATGCGAAGACGGAGCATCCGAAGGAAGTGGCCACACTGATGAACTACTGGATCAATGACCCCGATGCCGCGCAGATTCTGGGCAGCGACCGCGGAGTGCCTGTAACCTCCAAGATGCGTGACCTCCTGATGAAGGATGCCACTCCGCTGGAGCAGACTGTATACGACTTCACGAGCCGGGTATCTGAGGCGACGAAGAAAGAGCCTTTTGCCATCAGCTACAATCCGCCAAGCTTCACCGAATTCACCAAGCTGGCTGAAACTGCGGTGCAGGAGATCGGTTTCGAGCAGAAGAACGTGAAGCAGGGAGTAGAGGATTTCTATAAAGGCGCTACGCAGATTTTTGGCAGCAAATAA
- a CDS encoding response regulator transcription factor encodes MYRVLIVDDEPEIRQGLRLKADWADLNLSVLGEAGNGMEAMERLACEAVDIVITDMNMPVMNGVSFLEDCRRLYPELKLIVITGYEDFHYARAAVRNQARDYLLKPVAADELMAVLQKVKEELDRERNNRDQQAVIQWRLSQYYKEMKEHFLVQLVKEEVEQVDALKERAALFELGEWDLTGIHVATAGLRERTGDVPQLPERTPGKLRLPFELLGREFAGRYGSGCLVFRDPNYPGLVHYILQDGLTDMPQFCADLAACISAHLGFAPVIGYCGVKLGFRQWKEGYMESLLAWNLSENAAYPPAEGKSEPGAVLTDELTRTLRRLLIQGEWGCFGQTVRQELQQAFSQSRSRFVKLIFQLYLLVDGADGAPAHGNGHAQQLWLHPEMVHKLDSVDKAEQFLLKLAGRAHRQLQEAGDPDDSVIRTATQYIDGNYMYDLNLTQLAKRFNYNSSYFSELFKAKVGRSFMAYLTDIRMAQATHLLVSTTLGLWDIAELTGFSNASYFSSKFKKMYGIAPSDFRLNPPEKFNSEQPKK; translated from the coding sequence ATGTATCGCGTATTGATCGTGGATGATGAGCCGGAAATCCGCCAAGGCTTACGGCTGAAGGCAGACTGGGCAGACCTGAATCTGTCAGTGCTCGGTGAGGCGGGTAATGGAATGGAAGCGATGGAGCGTCTGGCCTGTGAAGCGGTAGACATTGTAATTACAGATATGAATATGCCTGTGATGAACGGTGTGTCTTTTCTTGAGGATTGCCGCAGGCTCTATCCGGAGCTGAAGCTGATCGTAATTACCGGCTACGAGGATTTTCATTACGCCAGAGCGGCTGTCCGTAATCAGGCGCGTGATTATCTGCTGAAGCCGGTAGCTGCCGATGAACTGATGGCCGTATTGCAGAAGGTTAAGGAAGAGCTTGACCGGGAGCGCAATAACCGTGATCAGCAGGCCGTAATCCAGTGGCGGCTATCCCAGTATTACAAGGAGATGAAGGAGCATTTCCTTGTGCAGCTTGTCAAAGAGGAAGTAGAGCAGGTGGATGCGCTGAAAGAGCGGGCCGCACTCTTTGAGCTGGGCGAATGGGATCTGACGGGAATTCATGTTGCAACGGCCGGACTCAGGGAACGGACGGGGGATGTTCCGCAGCTGCCGGAGCGGACTCCCGGCAAGCTGCGCCTGCCGTTTGAACTGCTGGGCAGGGAATTCGCGGGCAGGTACGGCAGCGGCTGCCTGGTGTTCCGCGATCCGAACTACCCCGGACTGGTTCACTATATTCTGCAGGACGGGCTAACGGATATGCCGCAGTTCTGTGCAGATTTGGCTGCTTGTATCTCTGCACATCTGGGCTTTGCTCCGGTCATCGGGTATTGCGGTGTCAAGCTCGGATTCCGCCAGTGGAAGGAAGGCTATATGGAGTCGCTTCTGGCCTGGAATCTCTCGGAGAATGCCGCTTATCCGCCGGCTGAAGGAAAGTCTGAGCCGGGAGCAGTGCTTACAGATGAGCTGACACGGACTCTGCGCCGCCTGCTCATTCAGGGGGAGTGGGGCTGCTTCGGGCAGACGGTCCGGCAGGAGCTTCAGCAGGCATTCTCCCAGTCACGTTCCCGTTTCGTGAAGCTGATCTTTCAGCTCTATCTGCTTGTGGACGGAGCGGATGGGGCGCCTGCTCATGGGAACGGTCATGCCCAGCAGCTATGGCTCCATCCGGAGATGGTCCATAAGCTTGACTCAGTAGACAAGGCGGAGCAGTTCCTGCTGAAGCTGGCCGGACGCGCACACCGTCAACTGCAGGAAGCAGGGGACCCCGATGATTCGGTGATCCGCACTGCGACGCAGTATATCGATGGCAATTACATGTATGATCTGAATTTGACCCAGCTGGCCAAACGGTTCAATTACAATTCCTCCTATTTCTCGGAGCTGTTCAAAGCCAAGGTAGGCCGCAGCTTCATGGCCTATCTTACCGACATCCGGATGGCCCAGGCCACGCATCTGCTGGTAAGCACAACCCTTGGTCTATGGGACATTGCCGAGCTTACCGGATTCTCGAATGCCAGCTATTTCAGCTCCAAATTCAAAAAGATGTACGGGATCGCCCCTTCGGACTTCCGCCTGAACCCACCTGAAAAATTCAATAGTGAGCAGCCGAAGAAATAG
- a CDS encoding carbohydrate ABC transporter permease, with amino-acid sequence MAEQKTVFKLGKHGLIILFGLLMLYPVLWLLSSSFKPNELIFSDPGLWPARFTLENYVNGWKGLQGISFSRFFLNSATISVLSVIGNILTCSLAAYAFARLEFRLKSVLFACMLVTIMLPYHVLLIPQYIIFSKLDWVNTYLPLIVPKWLAHDSFFVLLMIQFIRGIPKELDESATIDGCGQGQLYFRIIIPLLVPALITTAIFTFIWTWDDFFSQMIYLSRINLFTVQLGIRSLYDPSGSSDWGALLAMSVLSLVPIMTIFLLFQKHFLEGIATTGLK; translated from the coding sequence ATGGCTGAACAAAAGACGGTTTTTAAGCTCGGCAAGCATGGTCTCATTATTCTGTTTGGGCTGCTGATGCTCTATCCGGTGCTGTGGCTGCTGTCCAGTTCCTTTAAGCCGAATGAGCTGATCTTCTCTGATCCCGGTCTGTGGCCGGCAAGATTTACGCTGGAGAATTATGTGAATGGCTGGAAGGGGCTTCAGGGTATCTCGTTCAGCCGCTTTTTCCTCAATTCGGCAACGATCTCCGTGCTGTCGGTGATCGGCAATATTCTCACCTGCTCTTTGGCGGCATACGCGTTCGCCCGGCTGGAGTTCCGTCTCAAGAGTGTGCTGTTTGCCTGTATGCTGGTGACAATTATGCTTCCTTACCATGTGCTGCTGATTCCGCAATATATTATTTTCAGCAAGCTGGACTGGGTGAACACCTACTTACCGCTGATCGTACCGAAATGGCTGGCGCATGACTCGTTCTTCGTACTGCTGATGATCCAGTTTATCCGCGGCATTCCGAAGGAGCTGGATGAAAGTGCAACGATTGACGGCTGCGGACAGGGTCAGCTGTACTTCCGGATCATCATCCCGCTGCTGGTTCCTGCGCTGATAACAACGGCAATCTTTACTTTTATCTGGACCTGGGATGACTTCTTCAGCCAGATGATCTATTTGAGCCGCATCAATCTGTTCACCGTTCAACTGGGCATACGCTCACTCTATGATCCCTCCGGATCATCCGACTGGGGCGCGCTCCTGGCGATGTCCGTGCTCTCGCTTGTGCCGATCATGACGATCTTTCTTCTCTTTCAAAAGCATTTCCTGGAGGGCATCGCTACGACCGGGTTGAAATGA
- a CDS encoding sensor histidine kinase: MFYSLKNRLIAFFVVLLVLSFGTMSLLLFNQSRSIIRSYIESSALEKMDEYGSFINMALQQSYDLSSLVYNSDITQRWDAQLSNPASSEGQKMLANITMSKFLTQTTNNYSIVSSVTIYREEGMRIGADNQVVTDASFKQEAWYRNFIEHSNHWVPAHTDQVEIKGAKPYEVVSLLLPIGIFEPSLAKNVMKVNIKADFLLEPLNRIHLGESGTIFLLNQQGNPILSQQEYSAYPEAAAEVRRVRAGKAAQGVVYLKDQKGASHILVYKKLNITNWLLVGFVSEQDLYAKLYKLRNSIIVFASLMLIAAFVLAYWISYGITKPLSRLVSAMRQVQKGDFAQAERLTPPERRIRNEVDYATDTFRSMVKQLRYLIRTEFEQKLLRQQAEYKALLMQINPHFLFNTLELMSSLAIQQRTKETVTVIESLGKMLRFSLRISEDLIPLREELKYVRYYMSILDIRFGPGLDLRIEEAGELDDLEIVKFLLQPLIENAVKYSFIHQANARVRITVRQDKERLYLAVADNGIGMDPELLRELNDQAMRQQLEQLLQSKTHQIGLRNVLARCRLYYGDLFSFRIDSSEEQGTSIELSLPIQRRNEDVSRIDRG; the protein is encoded by the coding sequence ATCTTTTACTCGTTAAAAAACCGCCTGATCGCGTTCTTCGTTGTGCTGCTCGTACTATCCTTCGGTACGATGTCGCTGCTGCTGTTCAACCAGTCACGCTCCATCATCCGCTCCTATATCGAATCCTCTGCACTGGAGAAAATGGACGAGTACGGCTCATTTATTAACATGGCCCTGCAGCAGAGCTATGACTTGTCCTCTCTGGTCTACAACAGCGATATCACCCAGAGGTGGGATGCCCAGCTGTCCAATCCGGCTTCAAGCGAAGGGCAGAAGATGCTCGCCAATATTACTATGAGCAAGTTCCTGACCCAGACCACGAATAATTATTCGATTGTCTCCTCGGTTACTATCTACCGTGAGGAAGGGATGCGGATTGGTGCCGATAACCAGGTGGTTACAGATGCTTCGTTCAAGCAGGAAGCGTGGTACCGCAATTTCATTGAACACAGCAATCACTGGGTTCCGGCCCATACCGATCAGGTGGAAATTAAGGGGGCCAAGCCGTATGAGGTGGTGAGCCTGCTGCTGCCGATCGGGATTTTTGAGCCGTCGCTGGCCAAAAATGTGATGAAGGTCAACATCAAGGCGGACTTCCTGCTGGAGCCGCTGAATCGTATACATCTCGGTGAAAGCGGTACCATTTTTCTGCTTAACCAGCAGGGCAATCCCATTCTGTCCCAGCAGGAGTACAGTGCTTATCCGGAAGCGGCGGCGGAGGTCCGGCGGGTCCGTGCAGGCAAAGCCGCGCAAGGTGTTGTCTATCTGAAGGATCAGAAGGGGGCCTCACATATTCTGGTCTACAAAAAACTGAATATCACCAACTGGCTGCTGGTCGGTTTTGTCTCCGAGCAGGATCTGTACGCCAAGCTGTACAAGCTCCGTAACAGCATTATTGTGTTCGCTTCCCTGATGTTAATTGCCGCCTTTGTACTCGCTTACTGGATCTCTTACGGCATTACCAAGCCGCTGTCCCGTCTGGTATCGGCCATGCGTCAAGTGCAGAAGGGGGATTTCGCCCAGGCCGAACGCCTTACCCCGCCGGAACGCAGGATACGAAACGAGGTTGACTACGCTACCGACACCTTCCGGAGTATGGTCAAGCAGCTGAGGTATCTGATACGAACCGAGTTTGAACAGAAGCTGCTGCGCCAGCAGGCAGAATATAAAGCGCTGCTGATGCAGATCAATCCCCACTTCCTGTTCAATACCCTGGAGCTGATGAGTAGTCTGGCTATCCAGCAGCGGACTAAGGAGACGGTTACGGTCATTGAGTCACTCGGCAAAATGCTCAGGTTCTCGCTGCGCATTAGCGAGGATCTGATCCCACTGCGCGAGGAGTTGAAGTATGTCCGCTATTATATGTCCATTCTGGACATCCGCTTCGGCCCGGGTCTCGATCTGCGGATCGAAGAGGCGGGGGAGCTTGACGATCTGGAAATCGTCAAGTTCCTGCTCCAGCCGCTGATCGAGAATGCGGTGAAATACAGCTTCATTCACCAGGCGAATGCCAGGGTACGGATCACGGTAAGACAAGATAAGGAGCGGCTGTATCTTGCTGTTGCCGATAACGGCATCGGAATGGATCCGGAGCTGCTCCGCGAGCTGAATGATCAGGCCATGCGCCAGCAGCTGGAGCAGCTTCTGCAGAGCAAGACCCATCAGATTGGACTGCGCAATGTGCTGGCCAGATGCCGGCTGTATTATGGCGATTTATTCAGCTTCAGGATAGATTCAAGTGAAGAGCAGGGCACCAGCATCGAGCTGAGTCTGCCCATTCAGAGGAGGAATGAAGATGTATCGCGTATTGATCGTGGATGA
- a CDS encoding LacI family DNA-binding transcriptional regulator has translation MRSEDIAKLAGVSRSTVSRVINNYSNVPEETRAKVLKIIEQHQYEPNSFARALAGKKTDTIGLFAISMNEKENTTRIYQNNYFAPFVDAVVDTANARGCYVLIHTVYSPDDFLKVKQAFLQKRIDGGIIVGTQKDIEIVREMVGLDSPLVLIDYDISEIMSEHLDRNHLAIVNSKDYEGTVEAIEYLIGLGHEEIGMICGRMNTYSGRERYMAYEDTLKRHNLALNENFILQGDFLKETAYEEVKKLLNSGGPLPTAFFSSNDDMAISAMEAFSEHGISVPEDMSIAGFDDVQLAARIHPKLTSVRLPIYEMSKAAVEKVIELCDSQQPTFSTISFPARLVARDSCQPPKQ, from the coding sequence ATGCGAAGCGAAGATATTGCCAAGCTAGCCGGGGTTTCGCGAAGCACAGTATCCCGTGTGATCAACAACTATTCCAATGTCCCTGAAGAGACCCGGGCCAAGGTGCTGAAGATCATTGAACAGCATCAGTACGAGCCTAACAGCTTCGCCCGGGCTCTGGCCGGCAAGAAGACCGATACGATCGGGCTTTTTGCAATCAGCATGAACGAGAAAGAGAATACGACACGGATCTATCAGAATAACTACTTCGCCCCGTTCGTTGATGCCGTTGTCGACACCGCGAATGCCCGCGGCTGTTATGTTCTGATTCATACCGTCTATTCTCCCGACGACTTCCTGAAGGTGAAGCAGGCTTTCCTGCAGAAACGGATTGACGGCGGCATTATAGTCGGCACCCAGAAGGATATCGAGATTGTACGGGAAATGGTCGGTCTTGACTCGCCGCTTGTGCTGATTGATTATGACATTTCGGAGATTATGTCGGAGCATCTGGACCGCAATCATCTGGCTATAGTGAATTCCAAGGACTATGAGGGTACGGTTGAAGCGATCGAGTACCTCATCGGTCTCGGCCATGAAGAAATTGGCATGATCTGCGGACGGATGAACACGTACTCCGGGCGGGAACGCTATATGGCATACGAGGATACGCTGAAGCGCCATAACCTCGCGCTGAATGAGAATTTCATCCTTCAGGGTGATTTCCTCAAGGAAACCGCCTATGAAGAGGTCAAGAAGCTGCTGAATTCCGGCGGCCCGCTGCCGACTGCATTCTTCTCATCCAATGATGACATGGCTATTTCGGCTATGGAAGCGTTCTCCGAGCATGGCATCTCCGTGCCGGAAGATATGTCTATTGCCGGGTTTGATGATGTGCAGCTTGCCGCACGGATTCATCCCAAGCTGACCTCCGTCCGTCTGCCGATTTACGAAATGTCCAAGGCCGCTGTAGAGAAGGTCATCGAGCTGTGCGATTCACAGCAGCCTACCTTCAGTACTATCAGTTTTCCGGCACGTCTGGTGGCAAGAGATTCCTGCCAGCCGCCGAAGCAGTAA
- a CDS encoding carbohydrate ABC transporter permease, producing MKTAHKSALWRRSGTAYLFLLPWLIGFFGLTLGPMLGSFYLSLTKYNLLNAPVWLGFDNYRHIFTADEYFYKSLTVTFQYVLFSVPLKMAFALLVAVVLNKGIRALGIYRTVYYIPSLLGGSVAIAIVWRQIFDGEGLINHFLSWFGIEGPAWIAHPSYILSTIVTLSVWQFGSAMVIFLAGIKQIPADLYEAAQVDGAGKLRQFGKITLPMLSPVIFFNLVMGIINSFQVFTPGYVIGDGRGGPVNSTLFYTLYLYLKGFSFFDMGYAAAMAWIMLIIIGLFTSIVFVTSRFWVFYGDGKDGR from the coding sequence ATGAAGACAGCACATAAATCGGCTTTATGGAGAAGGAGCGGCACCGCTTATCTGTTCCTGCTTCCCTGGCTGATCGGCTTTTTCGGATTGACACTTGGCCCCATGCTGGGATCCTTTTATCTGTCCCTGACCAAGTACAACCTGCTCAATGCCCCGGTATGGTTGGGCTTTGACAATTACAGGCACATCTTCACGGCAGACGAATACTTCTACAAATCTCTTACGGTGACTTTCCAATACGTGCTTTTTTCGGTTCCGCTCAAAATGGCGTTTGCCCTTCTGGTCGCCGTCGTGTTGAACAAAGGCATCCGGGCGCTGGGCATCTACAGAACGGTATATTACATTCCTTCCCTGCTGGGAGGAAGTGTGGCGATCGCCATCGTATGGCGGCAGATTTTTGACGGGGAAGGCCTGATCAACCACTTCTTAAGCTGGTTCGGCATTGAAGGTCCGGCCTGGATCGCCCATCCGAGCTACATCCTCTCCACCATCGTTACCTTGTCTGTCTGGCAATTTGGTTCCGCGATGGTCATATTCCTGGCCGGAATCAAGCAGATTCCTGCTGACCTGTACGAAGCGGCACAGGTGGACGGGGCCGGTAAGCTGCGGCAGTTCGGCAAGATAACGCTGCCCATGCTGTCACCGGTCATCTTTTTCAACCTGGTCATGGGGATTATCAATTCCTTCCAGGTGTTCACTCCGGGGTATGTAATCGGGGACGGACGCGGCGGTCCGGTAAATTCAACGCTGTTCTATACGCTCTATCTGTATCTAAAAGGCTTCTCATTCTTCGATATGGGCTATGCCGCTGCTATGGCGTGGATCATGCTGATCATCATCGGCCTGTTTACCTCAATTGTGTTCGTGACCTCCAGGTTCTGGGTGTTCTACGGCGACGGAAAGGACGGGCGATAA
- a CDS encoding GH36-type glycosyl hydrolase domain-containing protein, which produces MKFGTFDDTRKEYVINTPKTPYPWINYLGNEQFFGLISNTAGGYTFYRDARMRRLTRYRYNNIPLDTGGRYYYLYDDGDFWTPGWMPVKRDLDFYECRHGLGYTSITGERNGISVNQLAFVPMGHNAEVHRLVVKNTGDAKKTVKLFSFAEFCLWNANDDMTNFQRNLSTGEVEVKDSVIYHKTEYRERRNHYAFYSVNKEIAGFDTDRESFVGMYNGLDAPQAVAAGEATNSVASGWSPIGSHALEITLEPGEEQSFIFVLGYIENPEDEKWESLNVINKKPAQAVIDQFATDAQVDAALATLAAHWDNLLSKYQIQSGDDKLNRMVNIWNPYQCMVTFNMSRSASYFESGIGRGMGFRDSNQDLLGFVHQIPERARERILDIAATQFPDGSAYHQYQPLTKKGNNEVGSGFNDDPLWLISGTAAYIKETGDYSILDEQVPFDSNPDHTATLFEHLKLSFEHVTNNLGPHGLPLIGRADWNDCLNLNCFSTEPGESFQTTENIAGGVAESVFIAGLFVFVGPDYAEICRMRGLDDVAADAVAKIENMSAITLSHGFDGDWFLRAYDHYGDKIGSKENEEGQIFIEPQGMCVMAGIGVENGEAARALTSVQERLDTDYGIVLQQPPYSKYYVNLGEISTYPPGYKENAGIFCHNNPWIMIAETVLGHGDRAFDIYKKIAPAYLEDISEVHRMEPYVYSQMIAGKDAVRHGEAKNSWLTGTAAWNYVAITQSILGIQADFAGLKVDPCIPTEWDSFEITRVFRGDTYVISIQNPNHVSKGVASLTFDGAAVEGNIIAPVGDGAVHQVVVVLG; this is translated from the coding sequence ATGAAATTCGGAACTTTTGACGACACCCGTAAAGAGTATGTAATCAACACCCCAAAAACACCTTACCCATGGATCAACTACCTCGGCAACGAGCAATTTTTCGGCCTCATCTCTAATACTGCCGGTGGTTACACCTTCTACCGCGATGCGCGCATGAGAAGACTTACCCGTTACCGGTATAACAATATTCCGCTGGATACAGGCGGCCGCTACTACTATCTGTATGATGACGGTGATTTCTGGACTCCGGGCTGGATGCCGGTTAAACGCGATCTGGACTTCTACGAATGCCGCCACGGTCTTGGCTACACTTCCATCACTGGCGAGCGTAACGGTATTTCCGTGAACCAGCTTGCTTTTGTACCAATGGGCCACAATGCTGAAGTACACCGCCTTGTCGTTAAGAATACCGGCGACGCGAAGAAGACCGTTAAGCTCTTCTCTTTTGCCGAATTCTGTCTGTGGAATGCCAACGATGATATGACGAACTTCCAGCGTAACCTCAGCACCGGTGAAGTTGAAGTGAAGGATTCCGTCATCTATCACAAAACCGAATACCGTGAACGCAGAAACCACTACGCTTTCTATTCAGTAAACAAAGAAATCGCCGGCTTCGATACTGACCGCGAATCCTTCGTGGGTATGTACAATGGTCTGGACGCTCCGCAGGCAGTTGCTGCCGGTGAAGCTACCAACTCCGTTGCCAGCGGCTGGTCGCCAATCGGCTCCCACGCACTGGAAATCACACTGGAGCCAGGTGAAGAGCAAAGCTTCATCTTCGTACTCGGCTATATCGAGAACCCTGAAGATGAGAAATGGGAATCCCTGAACGTTATCAACAAAAAGCCTGCACAGGCTGTAATCGATCAGTTCGCTACAGATGCCCAGGTAGATGCTGCCCTGGCTACTCTGGCTGCACACTGGGATAACCTGCTGTCCAAATATCAGATCCAGAGCGGTGACGACAAGCTGAACCGGATGGTTAACATCTGGAACCCGTACCAGTGTATGGTTACCTTCAATATGTCCCGTTCGGCTTCCTACTTCGAATCCGGAATCGGCCGCGGCATGGGCTTCCGCGACTCCAATCAGGACTTGCTCGGCTTCGTACACCAAATTCCAGAACGCGCCAGAGAGCGTATTCTCGATATCGCGGCTACCCAGTTCCCTGACGGCAGCGCATATCACCAGTACCAGCCGCTTACCAAGAAGGGCAACAACGAAGTCGGCTCCGGCTTCAACGATGATCCGCTTTGGCTGATCTCCGGTACTGCTGCCTATATTAAGGAAACAGGCGACTACTCGATCCTTGATGAGCAGGTTCCTTTTGACAGCAATCCGGATCACACCGCTACCCTGTTCGAGCACTTGAAGCTGAGCTTCGAGCATGTAACGAACAACCTCGGACCTCATGGCCTGCCGCTGATCGGACGCGCGGACTGGAATGACTGTCTGAACCTGAACTGCTTCTCCACCGAGCCGGGCGAATCATTCCAGACTACTGAGAATATCGCAGGCGGCGTAGCGGAATCCGTGTTCATCGCAGGTCTGTTCGTCTTCGTCGGACCGGACTATGCTGAAATCTGCCGCATGCGCGGACTGGATGATGTCGCTGCTGATGCAGTTGCGAAGATCGAGAACATGAGTGCCATTACCTTGTCCCACGGCTTCGACGGCGACTGGTTCCTGCGCGCTTATGACCACTACGGCGACAAGATCGGCAGCAAGGAGAACGAAGAAGGCCAGATCTTCATCGAGCCGCAGGGGATGTGCGTAATGGCGGGTATCGGTGTGGAGAACGGCGAAGCAGCCCGTGCCCTGACTTCCGTTCAGGAACGTCTGGATACGGACTATGGTATCGTATTGCAGCAGCCTCCGTACTCCAAGTACTACGTGAACCTGGGTGAAATTTCTACGTACCCTCCGGGCTACAAAGAAAATGCCGGTATTTTCTGCCACAACAACCCATGGATCATGATCGCAGAAACGGTTCTTGGACACGGCGACAGAGCCTTCGATATCTACAAAAAAATCGCTCCGGCTTACCTGGAAGACATCAGCGAAGTGCACCGTATGGAACCTTACGTGTACTCGCAGATGATTGCCGGTAAAGATGCTGTACGTCACGGCGAAGCGAAAAACTCCTGGCTGACAGGTACAGCGGCATGGAACTATGTAGCAATTACACAGTCCATCCTCGGTATCCAGGCTGACTTTGCCGGTCTTAAGGTTGATCCTTGTATCCCTACGGAGTGGGACAGCTTCGAAATCACCCGCGTCTTCCGTGGAGACACTTATGTCATCTCAATCCAGAACCCGAACCATGTCTCCAAAGGCGTGGCCAGCCTGACTTTCGACGGCGCTGCTGTTGAAGGCAACATCATCGCTCCTGTAGGCGACGGTGCAGTTCACCAGGTTGTAGTTGTATTGGGTTAG